The Lathyrus oleraceus cultivar Zhongwan6 chromosome 5, CAAS_Psat_ZW6_1.0, whole genome shotgun sequence genome includes the window ATGACGAAGAATTTTTGAggcaataatgattgcaaagaaaACCCTGTGTGAAAGACTCTCTACCCAAGTTCGAGAGtttgcttgagataggagaggttgagtagtattggtccgcgaggtgccttcctcgttagggtcgtaCGATAACCCCACTTAGTGGTAGATTttcttaaggggattgatgatTGTCGTGCTTTCGACGTAAGCATCTTTTCCTTTACTAGAGTCAgtgaccctaagaccccttttagaaCCTTTAACTATGGCCAGCCTAGACCGTTGGTTGTgtagtataggccaccgaggtgccttcctcgtaaggTTCAATACGAATATCTTACTTAGAATAGATGACTTTGATGGAGTAGTCGCCTAacaagtaaattgacataagcggctgatagtcaaggaagtccatgactctaggggaagtgtcttacacccaattttcTAAAATCCTTAGATCACAcaaagcgagaaccttggtttacTAAGCAGTCATTATTAAACTCCACGCTTCGTCACAATGGTATGAAACCATGAACACATGCCTAAAAAATTATGGAAATAATAAACCAATCATacattcatacattcattcatcatcaaaataataagcaaagctcttaaattttttttttgttcGGATGCGGAATTACAAGACTTTTTCCGACACAATCATGGATACTTCAACAAGGAAAAACACCTATACCTTCCGCTTCAAGATTCCTGACATCAGTTCATTAAAGGTCTTTTGCTCAAAGGTCGTAGCTCTCAAAGACAACAAGTTTAGAGCCAATTTTAGGAACATCATAGATCTTCTAACCGAGAAGGTTGCTTATGGTGCTATCACTACAATGGCCCAATACTATGACATCCCTTTAAGATGCTACACTTTCCCCGACTTACAAATCTCTCCAATCTTGGAATACCTAGAGAGACTCCTCAATCGATCAATCAAAGAATACAACCCATTACTGAAGTTGGAAGAAGGTTACTGCTTGACGGAGCTCTCGCTCACCTTGGGTATCAACGCCAACAAGCTAGTGGCCAATTGGGGCATTAAAGGATCTATCAAAGGTTTAACCCAAAAGTTCCTCGAATCCCATGCTTGGGAAATGATTAAAGAAGGAAGACCTAACTTCTGTAGTGCAACTTTGGCACTTTTGATTCATGGAATTATCCTCTTCCCAAATATGGATAAGTTCATGGATCACTTGGCAGTTGAAGTCTTTCTAACAAAGAATATGGTGTCTTTTCTACTTGTCGACTTCTACCATACCTTTCATACAAGGCATGAAAAGAAAAGAGGTACTTTCCTCTATTGTGCTCCTTTGTTACATCTACGGATGAGGCCCCGCATGCCTCAAAGTGGACCTTTTGCTCAAAGCAATTTGACATGGCCTCATAAGTTTGCATCCCTCTCCGCCAACTCAATTTTATGGTACAAGATAGAATGGGATATGAAAGACGTCATTACAAGATGTGGAAAGTTCCCTAACATACCCTTAATAGGAACACAATGTTCcatcaactataaccctgctATACTCAAAAGATAACTAGGGTATGCCATGACAAATCCTCCCGAGGAAAGAGACTTCATTTCGTTCGTCATCAATACCGTGGATCCGCTCGATTCAAACGTGAAGAGAGTGCGAAAATATTGGACAAGCATAATCTGTTTTGACCAAGAATGGGGTAAGAAAAACatcctagccaaggaaccctactaTGTGTAGGTAAAAGAGATGGTTAGAGTTGTTAAGATGTCGCTTCTGTTTGACCCTTCCTCATTTCTGTTGATGCCCGAACCCGAGCCTATCCTACAAGAGGACATGGACAAGATTACCAACCAAATCAAAGAGCCTGAGTTGGAGAACACTCAATTACGAGTCCAACTCAATCGCGCCAAGGAATGTAACCACGTCTTGGAGGATAAGGGTAAGAAAGTTTATGAAAAATTTGAGGATAGCAAGAAGAGGCTCTGAATAGCCGATGGACAAAGAGTTTGGGTTGGTGGAGATCTACAAGGAGCTAATTCTGAGCTAAACTTCCGTAATAACAAGTTGGATCAAGCGTTCTGAGTCATCAAGGACCTTGAGAAAATTGTCGAGAGGTCTAACGCTATGAAGAAAGAAGTAGGGAAGACTAGGAGGCCCAAATTCTCGAGCTAAGGACCACTCTCAAGGAGTGTAAGGACCTTCTAGCCAAGGAACAACTAGAGAGAGAAAATATTCACAAAAGCTTCTTGCGCAAGCAATTCAACCTTGGACGAGCTTGCGAGCAAATCAAGAACCTGAAGAGGGGGATCTATGACTAAGCCTATGTGGAGTTGCAAAGCAACTGTAGACATTGGGAGGAGCGTTTCCATGGATCCGAAGCTTCTATTTCTCAAAGGGATGGAATCATCCATAATCTCCAAGCCCTTTACAATGAGTGGATGGACAAATACGCCAACATGGCGGACCTGACTAACTATGCCCTTCAAGAATTTTTCAACAAGTTGAAGGAGGATGATCTGATCATGTGCCTAGATAATACCCTCGAGAAAGTCTATCACTTCGTTAAATTCTGCAAGGAGACGATGGCCGAACTCATCACCAATATTGAGGCTCTCCGTAAGTCTCAAGGGTTCACTTTTAGGGTTGATATCTAGTTAGTTTATTTGTTTCCACTACTTGTAATTCGCAACTTCCATGTATTGTAATTTATTttcccttcaaaggatgaatGAAGGCTTTGTGATTTTCTCCATTGTATTTTCCTTTATCTGTGATTGTGAATGTAAATCATCAAGTAGTTCTTGCAATGAATAAATACCAATAACTAAAAAGAGATTTGCTTTAacataaaacaaaaataaaaatagaaacattcatgcatcatttgcatcttTAAAAACATAAAAACATAAAGACTCATCCATCCACCCTTTTTTCTGACCAGAACCACTCTCCATAGCTGACTTTCCGGTACGATACATGAGGATGCCGACAAGATGTCATGGAACAACTTCAAGAAAACCAAGTTACACTTCAGGAAGAAGTATCCCAGGTACGGTCTCAAATGCGACAACTAATGGAGACTATCCAAGCAGTCGCAAGAGGCCAAGAAATTATGGCAAAAATGCAAGTGGATATGAACCAGCATGCCAATGCAACCAATCCTCCCACTCTTCCAGTAGTCGAGACACCGAGTCCACCTCCTCAAGTTGATCCTCCATTTAACATAAGTGCACTCGGTGGTGTTTCACACGTCAATCCTCATCCTCATGTCGTTGAAATAGATGACCAACATGATGCTTTCTTCAGCCCAAGGGTTGTTTCTCAGTACGACGCTTTCGGTTCGACAACCAATGAGGTGGAGAAGAAGGTAAAGGCTATCGAGGAGAAGCTCAAAGCAATGGAGAGCACCGATGTTTTGGGTCTTGACGCGGAAGGAATGTGCCTTGTGCCCGGGGTCGTTATTCCAGCCAAGTTCAAAGTCctagactttgaaaaatataagggaaatagTGACCCTTGACTCACATTAGGGCATACCGCCGAAAGATGGATGCTTATTCCAGTGATGATCGACTATTAATGCATTTTTTCCAAGATTCCCTCTGTGGGGaatctttggattggtatatgcAACTCGAGGGCAACCATATTCGCACATGGA containing:
- the LOC127079272 gene encoding uncharacterized protein LOC127079272 codes for the protein MDTSTRKNTYTFRFKIPDISSLKVFCSKVVALKDNKFRANFRNIIDLLTEKVAYGAITTMAQYYDIPLRCYTFPDLQISPILEYLERLLNRSIKEYNPLLKLEEGYCLTELSLTLGINANKLVANWGIKGSIKGLTQKFLESHAWEMIKEGRPNFCSATLALLIHGIILFPNMDKFMDHLAVEVFLTKNMVSFLLVDFYHTFHTRHEKKRGTFLYCAPLLHLRMRPRMPQSGPFAQSNLTWPHKFASLSANSILWYKIEWDMKDVITRCGKFPNIPLIGTQCSINYNPAILKR